The genomic interval actccatcacactgtataaagctatgatacattttttgatatttttactgaaaacaagacaaaaataccaagtaattttttgcagtgtgactccattaagtgtgtgtgtgtgtgtgtgtagattaaacatgaacgggccaaaacggacatggcagcaggtcaaaatcaaatacaagaacattctgcagaatggtatggtccctgactaatatttaacaaggcacaagcatatattgtacccagaaggtgcctgctcacacattgtctgtactgttttagcagtgaaaaagaatacccacagacaaggcacgggtggtgggtcaccaaaggctgaccttaccccagcagaggacatggccttggagctaaataaaggcaggcccgtcttagaggggatccctggggggaaagagacgagcataggttcctcccaagatgcccccgcttcattcaaggtatgtccttccatctctacatgggatacaaccacattcatattgaatcaatttggactgtctgactttggtttacctattgccttgcagtgtctggcagcactgtgttcctgttagagccaccagcacaagcaccagacgatgctgatccagtgagtactccatcaaaggcatactgtaggcctggcatgtcttgtctactagcttcattatgaatccgattaaatgtgatagggtgaaggccccagtgcagcagcaacagcacatgatggagacgatgatgaggaggagaccatctctctggattccagaaggcatgaggtatcatgttaagactgtgaaagtactatttactctacaatggtgaggagtcctcatcaaaatcaaaaaatctaatttcttttacaggacccagatgctatacagtgggaaaaccagcctggcaacatagtgcgtattaataaaaggacaccacatcctgccaaattccagctgcgctaattgtattgtgttcacagagctcacaagctatcagaaagttgtatggcaaccacctccggcgccaaatagaactggcagacatagacattcagtacaagaagaaaaagatggaaaatcttgcactggagtccgaaataaaaaagaggacaattaggaaactggaccttgaaataaaaaaacttgagagggaggtgagatatgccttcaatgtacactgtatgctaactgtaacacaaatgtattaatcattatttttctttcctcccccagctccaagaagatgacacagctcaaaataaaaattaggtatattctcgtaaagtcaagtgagccatgacatatgagctcttattgtgagcacacaggacggtggcatctttctaaggttttttttattttcccagcaatcagtacaaccaagtcatcgttataaggcatcgccctcttttgcccacccccccagcaccaggtgtggccactagcctatatgaaggcccaaaattgtgtgttcctttctgctctgacaatggcatgcccattcgtgcgagatgtggtggatgaagaagcacttgtgctgaggagagccttcaggcgagaaagggtcttcagggaccggttggacccactggccttccctgatgaccatctatatgaaagatacaggttttctgcagatggcatcaggtatctatgcagactactgggtcccaggattaagcaccgcactgcacggagccatgcactgagtgtggagcaaatggtttgtgtggccttgcgcttttttgctagtggagccttcctgtactcagtgggggatgcagaacagctgaacaaggccacaatttgccgcacaataaggagtgtgtgtctggctatcaaagcattagcagatgtcttcatctccttccctggccacagaagactctgtgacatcaaagaggagttctataggattgcaggtaagaggatctacaaattacaggacaactgttaacacatagtaggatactcattactttgtgtgacaggtttccccaatgtcattggtgcagtggactgcacacacataaggataaaagccccctcaggtgcccatgaggccgattttgtgaataggaaatcctttcacagcattaatgttcaggtgaacataactttttgatattgtccattgacgaacactctgcattgccagtgatgtgcattgattggtgtaa from Salvelinus alpinus chromosome 2, SLU_Salpinus.1, whole genome shotgun sequence carries:
- the LOC139566945 gene encoding putative nuclease HARBI1, which produces MKAQNCVFLSALTMACPFVRDVVDEEALVLRRAFRRERVFRDRLDPLAFPDDHLYERYRFSADGIRYLCRLLGPRIKHRTARSHALSVEQMVCVALRFFASGAFLYSVGDAEQLNKATICRTIRSVCLAIKALADVFISFPGHRRLCDIKEEFYRIAGFPNVIGAVDCTHIRIKAPSGAHEADFVNRKSFHSINVQMVCNADCVISNVVAKWPGSVHDSRIFRASEIYHKVNSLVCCWETGGMAASLFS